The Streptomyces sp. NBC_00440 genome contains a region encoding:
- a CDS encoding DEAD/DEAH box helicase, with translation MTRSAERPARPARTSPPRGRGKAPAKSPARKAAPRPAEFTLPDTITPALPAVEAFAELDMPAALLKTLAAQGVTDPFPIQAATLPNSLAGRDLLGRGRTGSGKTLAFGLAMLARVAGRRAEPKAPLALVLVPTRELAQQVTDALTPYATSVQLRLTTVVGGMSISKQSGALRRGAEVLVATPGRLKDLIERGDCRLDQVGITVLDEADQMADMGFMPQVTALLKQVEPGGQRMLFSATLDKNIDRLVKMFLTDPVVHSVDPSAGAVTTMDHHVLYVADETDKKAVTTRIAARDGRVILFLDTKRSVDRLVKRLLASGVRAGGLHGGRSQPQRNRTLDQFKNGQVTALVATNVAARGIHIDDLDLVVNVDPPTDHKDYVHRGGRTARAGESGSVVTLVLPEQKREMTRLMSDAGITPRTARVRSSDEELTRITGAQEPSGVAIVIDVPQQATAPQRRSRPSRPATGAAAPAGQGRGGRGRRGGQGRGGQGQGGAQGGQGRGGAGRGGGGQGRGGQGGRRAAA, from the coding sequence ATGACCCGCTCCGCTGAACGCCCGGCACGCCCCGCACGCACCAGTCCGCCGAGGGGCCGAGGCAAGGCCCCCGCAAAGTCTCCGGCCCGCAAGGCAGCTCCCAGGCCTGCCGAATTCACGCTGCCGGACACCATCACCCCCGCGCTGCCCGCCGTCGAGGCCTTCGCCGAGCTGGACATGCCCGCCGCACTCCTCAAGACCCTTGCGGCCCAGGGTGTGACCGACCCCTTCCCGATCCAGGCAGCCACCCTGCCGAACTCCCTCGCGGGCCGCGACCTGCTGGGCCGTGGCCGGACCGGCTCCGGCAAGACCCTCGCGTTCGGGCTCGCGATGCTGGCCCGTGTCGCGGGCCGCCGCGCCGAGCCGAAGGCGCCGCTGGCCCTCGTGCTGGTGCCCACCCGCGAGCTGGCGCAGCAGGTCACCGACGCGCTGACGCCGTACGCCACCTCGGTCCAGCTGCGGCTGACCACTGTCGTCGGCGGGATGTCGATCTCCAAGCAGTCCGGCGCGCTGCGACGCGGCGCCGAGGTGCTGGTCGCCACCCCGGGGCGGCTCAAGGACCTCATCGAGCGCGGCGACTGCCGCCTCGACCAGGTCGGCATCACCGTGCTCGACGAGGCCGACCAGATGGCCGACATGGGGTTCATGCCGCAGGTCACCGCACTGCTCAAGCAGGTCGAGCCGGGCGGTCAGCGGATGCTGTTCTCGGCGACCCTGGACAAGAACATCGACCGGCTGGTCAAGATGTTCCTGACCGACCCGGTCGTGCACTCGGTGGACCCGTCGGCGGGCGCGGTGACCACGATGGACCACCACGTGCTCTATGTCGCCGACGAGACCGACAAGAAGGCCGTCACCACGCGCATCGCGGCACGCGACGGCCGGGTGATCCTCTTCCTGGACACCAAGCGGTCCGTCGACCGTCTGGTGAAGCGGCTGCTGGCCAGCGGTGTACGGGCGGGCGGGCTGCACGGCGGGCGCTCCCAGCCGCAGCGCAACCGCACCCTCGACCAGTTCAAGAACGGCCAGGTCACCGCGTTGGTCGCGACCAACGTCGCGGCGCGCGGCATCCACATCGACGACCTCGACCTGGTCGTGAACGTGGACCCGCCCACCGACCACAAGGACTACGTCCACCGCGGCGGGCGCACCGCGCGGGCAGGCGAGTCGGGCAGCGTCGTCACGCTCGTGCTCCCGGAGCAGAAGCGCGAGATGACCCGGCTGATGTCGGACGCGGGCATCACGCCCAGGACCGCCCGGGTCAGGTCCAGCGACGAGGAGCTCACCCGGATCACCGGGGCGCAGGAGCCCTCGGGTGTGGCGATCGTGATCGACGTACCGCAGCAGGCCACCGCGCCGCAGCGGCGCTCCAGGCCCAGCAGGCCCGCGACCGGGGCAGCCGCCCCGGCCGGGCAGGGCCGTGGAGGACGCGGCCGCCGTGGTGGCCAGGGCCGTGGTGGTCAGGGCCAGGGCGGCGCCCAGGGCGGTCAGGGCCGTGGCGGCGCCGGCCGTGGTGGCGGCGGTCAGGGCCGTGGTGGCCAGGGCGGCCGCAGGGCCGCCGCCTGA
- a CDS encoding cold-shock protein translates to MATGTVKWFNSEKGFGFIEQDGGGADVFAHYSNIATQGFRELQEGQKVSFDVTQGQKGPQAENIVPA, encoded by the coding sequence ATGGCCACCGGTACCGTGAAGTGGTTCAACTCGGAAAAGGGCTTCGGCTTCATCGAGCAGGACGGCGGCGGCGCCGACGTCTTCGCCCACTACTCGAACATCGCCACCCAGGGCTTCCGTGAGCTCCAGGAGGGCCAGAAGGTCTCCTTCGACGTCACGCAGGGCCAGAAGGGCCCGCAGGCGGAGAACATCGTCCCGGCCTAA
- a CDS encoding VOC family protein, protein MIAELQCIVLDCPAPADLAAFYRSVLGGSVDRPDPRWTLSSDWSTLHTASGLVLAFQRAENHRAPAWPDPTRPQQFHLDFSVPDLDRAEVEVLDAGAHLLDDSAPGWRIYADPAGHPFCLVHH, encoded by the coding sequence ATGATCGCCGAATTGCAGTGCATAGTGCTGGACTGCCCCGCCCCCGCAGACCTGGCCGCGTTCTACCGGTCGGTCCTCGGCGGCAGTGTCGACCGGCCCGACCCCCGCTGGACGCTCAGCTCCGACTGGTCCACACTGCACACCGCGTCCGGTCTGGTCCTGGCCTTCCAGCGCGCCGAGAACCACCGCGCACCGGCCTGGCCGGACCCGACCCGGCCCCAGCAGTTCCATCTGGACTTCAGCGTGCCCGACCTCGACCGGGCGGAGGTCGAGGTGCTCGACGCGGGCGCCCATCTGCTCGACGACAGCGCGCCGGGCTGGCGCATCTACGCGGACCCTGCCGGGCACCCCTTCTGCCTGGTACACCACTGA
- a CDS encoding HutD/Ves family protein, with amino-acid sequence MTVRILRAGERAAAPWKNGGGVTREIAAGPEGAGMDTFAWRVSLADVGADGPFSVFPEVTRVLTVVDGAGMELTADGAPLRADERFVPHRFAGDVATHGRLLDGPVVNFNVMYREALTEALISVVRGRLTVAVPPDATVLVVALDGAAVLEDAGAALGPYDAALVTGDSPGVLRADGHTALVTLRSVARDRSRARSS; translated from the coding sequence GTGACAGTACGGATACTGCGGGCCGGCGAGCGGGCCGCCGCGCCCTGGAAGAACGGCGGCGGGGTCACCCGCGAGATCGCCGCCGGGCCCGAGGGCGCCGGGATGGACACCTTCGCCTGGCGGGTGAGCCTGGCGGATGTCGGCGCCGACGGGCCGTTCTCCGTGTTCCCCGAGGTCACCAGGGTGCTGACGGTGGTGGACGGCGCGGGGATGGAGCTGACCGCCGACGGAGCCCCGCTGCGGGCGGACGAGCGGTTCGTGCCGCACCGCTTCGCCGGCGACGTGGCGACGCACGGACGGCTGCTCGACGGCCCCGTCGTGAACTTCAACGTGATGTACCGCGAAGCGCTCACCGAAGCGCTCATCTCGGTCGTACGGGGCAGACTCACCGTCGCCGTCCCGCCGGACGCCACCGTGCTGGTCGTCGCGCTGGACGGCGCCGCGGTCCTGGAGGACGCGGGCGCGGCCCTGGGACCCTACGACGCGGCGTTGGTGACCGGGGACTCACCGGGTGTGCTGCGGGCCGACGGCCACACGGCCCTCGTCACCCTGCGCAGCGTGGCGCGGGACCGCAGCAGGGCGCGGAGCTCCTGA
- a CDS encoding glutamate synthase subunit beta, with the protein MADPKGFLTTDREVAQTRPVEERVKDWNEVYVPGSLLPIISKQAGRCMDCGIPFCHNGCPLGNLIPEWNDYAYREDWSAASERLHATNNFPEFTGRLCPAPCESACVLGINQPAVTIKNVEVSIIDKAWDSGDVTPQPPERLSGKTVAVIGSGPAGLAAAQQLTRAGHTVAVYERADRIGGLLRYGIPAFKMEKSHINRRIEQMRAEGTKFRTETEIGRDIDAAKLRRRYDAVVIAAGATVSRDLPVPGRELNGIHFAMEYLPLANKVQEGDLTVAPITAEGKHVVVIGGGDTGADCVGTAHRQGAASVTQLEIMPRPGDERNAGQPWPTFPMLYKVTSAHEEGGERIYAVSTTHFEGSEPEEGETVGNVKYLHLVEVEFKDGKLEQQPGTERRIPAELVTLAMGFTGTDQANGLVQQFGLELDARGNIARDADYATNVPGVYVAGDAGRGQSLIVWAIAEGRSAARGVDRFLTGASELHAPIKPTDRALTV; encoded by the coding sequence ATGGCTGACCCCAAGGGCTTTCTGACAACGGACCGCGAGGTCGCGCAGACCCGCCCCGTCGAGGAGCGGGTGAAGGACTGGAACGAGGTCTACGTTCCCGGATCTCTGCTGCCGATCATCAGCAAGCAGGCCGGCCGCTGCATGGACTGCGGTATCCCGTTCTGCCACAACGGCTGCCCGCTGGGGAACCTCATCCCCGAGTGGAACGACTACGCGTACCGCGAGGACTGGTCGGCGGCGTCCGAGCGGCTGCACGCCACCAACAACTTCCCGGAGTTCACCGGACGCCTCTGCCCGGCGCCCTGCGAGTCGGCGTGCGTCCTCGGCATCAACCAGCCCGCCGTCACCATCAAGAACGTCGAAGTCTCGATCATCGACAAGGCGTGGGACAGCGGCGACGTCACCCCGCAGCCGCCCGAGCGGCTCTCCGGCAAGACGGTCGCGGTCATCGGCTCGGGACCGGCAGGACTCGCCGCCGCCCAGCAGCTGACCCGCGCCGGGCACACGGTCGCCGTCTACGAGCGCGCGGACCGCATCGGGGGACTGCTCCGGTACGGCATCCCCGCGTTCAAGATGGAGAAGTCCCACATCAACCGGCGCATCGAGCAGATGCGCGCGGAGGGCACCAAGTTCCGCACCGAGACGGAGATCGGCCGCGACATCGACGCGGCGAAGCTCCGCCGCAGGTACGACGCGGTGGTCATCGCGGCCGGTGCGACGGTCTCCCGGGACCTGCCCGTACCGGGCCGTGAGCTGAACGGCATCCACTTCGCCATGGAGTACCTGCCGCTCGCCAACAAGGTGCAGGAGGGCGACCTCACGGTGGCCCCGATCACCGCCGAGGGAAAGCACGTCGTGGTCATCGGCGGCGGCGACACCGGCGCCGACTGCGTGGGCACCGCCCACCGCCAGGGCGCCGCTTCGGTCACCCAGCTGGAGATCATGCCCCGGCCCGGCGACGAGCGGAACGCCGGCCAGCCCTGGCCGACCTTCCCGATGCTCTACAAGGTCACCTCCGCGCACGAGGAGGGCGGCGAGCGCATCTACGCCGTGTCGACCACGCACTTCGAGGGCTCCGAGCCCGAGGAGGGGGAGACGGTCGGAAACGTCAAGTACCTGCACCTCGTCGAGGTGGAGTTCAAGGACGGCAAGCTGGAGCAGCAGCCCGGCACCGAGCGCCGGATCCCCGCCGAGCTGGTCACCCTGGCCATGGGCTTCACCGGCACCGACCAGGCCAACGGCCTCGTCCAGCAGTTCGGCCTCGAACTCGACGCCCGCGGCAACATCGCCCGCGATGCCGACTACGCGACCAATGTGCCCGGCGTGTACGTTGCTGGTGACGCGGGCCGCGGCCAGTCGCTGATCGTCTGGGCGATCGCCGAGGGCCGCTCGGCGGCGCGCGGCGTGGACCGTTTCCTCACGGGCGCCAGCGAGCTGCACGCCCCGATCAAGCCGACGGACCGGGCACTGACGGTCTGA
- the gltB gene encoding glutamate synthase large subunit encodes MRIHAWSPMEGRPAPQGLYDPSNEHDACGVGFVATLTGVASHELVEQALTVLRNLEHRGATGSEPDSGDGAGILLQVPDAFLREATGFELPEAGAYAVGIGFLPLDDSPAAVSRIETLAAEEGLTVLGWREVPVTPDLLGSGARATMPEFRQLFVADAPQGEDAPATGIALDRKAFVLRKRAEREAGVYFPSLSARTIVYKGMLTTGQLEPFFPDLSDRRFATAVALVHSRFSTNTFPSWPLAHPYRFVAHNGEINTVKGNRNWMKARESQLASDLFGPQKLDRIFPLCTPDASDSASFDEVLELLHLGGRSLPHSVLMMVPEAWENHESMDPARRAFYQYHATMMEPWDGPACVTFTDGTQVGAVLDRNGLRPGRYWVTDDGLVVLSSEVGVLDIDPAKVVRKGRLQPGRMFLVDTAEHRIIEDDEIKAGLAAEQPYEEWLESGEIELEDLPEREHIVHTHASVTRRQQTFGYTEEELRIILAPMARTSGEPLGSMGTDSPIAALSARPRLLFDYFTQLFAQVTNPPLDAIREELVTSLRSTLGPAGNILEPTAAACRSVTLPFPVIDNDELAKLIHINADGDMPGMKAATLAGLYRVGGGGDALAARLKDICDETDAAIEAGARLIVLSDRHSDAEHAPIPSLLLTSAVHHHLIRTKQRTQVGLLVEAGDVREVHHIALLIGYGAAAVNPYLAMESVEDLVRAGTFIEGLEPEQAIRNLIYALGKGVLKVMSKMGISTVASYRGAQVFEAVGLDQSFVDTYFNGTATKIGGAGLDVVATEVAARHAKAYPASGISASHRKLEIGGEYQWRREGEPHLFDPDTVFRLQHAARSGRYDIFKKYTDRVNEQSERLMTLRGLFGFASGRESIPLDEVEPASEIVKRFSTGAMSYGSISKEAHETLAIAMNQLGGKSNTGEGGEDADRLYDPARRSSIKQVASGRFGVTSEYLVNADDIQIKMAQGAKPGEGGQLPGHKVYPWVAKTRHSTPGVGLISPPPHHDIYSIEDLAQLIHDLKNANPAARIHVKLVSEVGVGTVAAGVSKAHADVVLISGHDGGTGASPLTSLKHAGGPWELGLAETQQTLLLNGLRDRIVVQTDGQLKTGRDVIIAALLGAEEFGFATAPLVVSGCVMMRVCHLDTCPVGIATQNPVLRERFSGKAEYIVNFFRFIAEEVRELLAELGFRTLEEAVGHAELLDTERAVNHWKAQGLDLNPLFHVPELPDGAVRHRTAEQDHGLEKALDNQLIKLAADALAADSAEAAQPVRAQVAIRNINRTVGTMLGHEVTKKFGGAGLPDDTIDITFTGSAGQSFGAFAPRGVTLRLEGDANDYVGKGLSGGRIVVRPDRGAEHLAEYSTIAGNTIAYGATGGELFLRGRTGERFCVRNSGATVVSEGVGDHGCEYMTGGHAVVIGETGRNFAAGMSGGVAYVIDLDPDNVNAGNIGAVESVDDTDKQWLHDVVRRHQEETGSTVAEKLLADWDTSAARFSKIIPTTYKAVLAAKDAAELAGLSENETTEKMMEAATNG; translated from the coding sequence ATGCGCATCCACGCCTGGTCGCCCATGGAGGGTCGCCCCGCCCCGCAGGGGCTGTACGACCCCAGCAACGAGCACGACGCCTGCGGTGTCGGGTTCGTGGCCACTCTTACCGGCGTGGCCAGCCACGAGCTGGTCGAGCAGGCGCTGACCGTACTGCGCAATCTCGAACACCGCGGCGCCACCGGATCCGAGCCGGACTCCGGCGACGGAGCGGGAATCCTGCTCCAGGTGCCCGACGCCTTCCTGCGTGAGGCCACCGGATTCGAGCTCCCCGAAGCGGGTGCGTACGCCGTCGGCATCGGCTTCCTGCCGCTCGACGACAGCCCCGCTGCCGTCTCGCGGATAGAGACGCTGGCCGCCGAGGAGGGCCTCACCGTCCTCGGCTGGCGCGAGGTCCCGGTCACCCCGGACCTGCTGGGCAGCGGCGCCCGCGCCACCATGCCCGAGTTCCGCCAGCTCTTCGTCGCCGACGCGCCGCAGGGCGAGGACGCCCCTGCCACGGGCATCGCGCTCGACCGCAAGGCCTTCGTCCTGCGCAAGCGCGCCGAGCGCGAGGCCGGGGTCTACTTCCCCTCGCTCTCCGCCCGCACGATCGTCTACAAGGGCATGCTCACGACGGGGCAGCTGGAGCCGTTCTTCCCGGACCTCTCCGACCGCCGCTTCGCCACCGCCGTCGCCCTGGTGCACTCGCGCTTCTCGACCAACACCTTCCCGAGCTGGCCGCTCGCCCACCCGTACCGCTTCGTCGCGCACAACGGCGAGATCAACACGGTCAAGGGCAACCGCAACTGGATGAAGGCCCGCGAGTCCCAGCTCGCGTCCGACCTCTTCGGACCGCAGAAGCTGGACCGGATTTTCCCCCTCTGCACCCCCGACGCCTCGGACTCCGCCTCCTTCGACGAGGTCCTGGAACTCCTGCACCTGGGCGGCCGCTCGCTCCCGCACTCCGTGCTGATGATGGTCCCCGAGGCGTGGGAGAACCACGAGTCGATGGACCCGGCACGCCGGGCCTTCTACCAGTACCACGCGACGATGATGGAGCCCTGGGACGGCCCCGCCTGCGTCACCTTCACCGACGGCACCCAGGTCGGCGCGGTCCTCGACCGCAACGGTCTGCGCCCCGGCCGCTACTGGGTGACCGATGACGGCCTCGTCGTCCTCTCGTCCGAGGTCGGCGTCCTGGACATCGACCCCGCGAAGGTGGTCCGCAAGGGCCGTCTGCAGCCCGGCCGGATGTTCCTCGTGGACACCGCCGAGCACCGCATCATCGAGGACGACGAGATCAAGGCCGGCCTCGCCGCCGAGCAGCCGTACGAGGAGTGGCTGGAGAGCGGCGAGATCGAGCTGGAGGACCTCCCCGAGCGCGAGCACATCGTGCACACCCACGCCTCGGTCACCCGCCGCCAGCAGACCTTCGGCTACACCGAGGAGGAGCTGCGCATCATCCTCGCGCCCATGGCCCGCACCTCGGGCGAGCCGCTCGGCTCCATGGGCACGGACTCGCCGATCGCCGCGCTCTCCGCGCGCCCCCGGCTGCTCTTCGACTACTTCACCCAGCTCTTCGCGCAGGTCACCAACCCGCCGCTGGACGCCATCCGCGAGGAGCTCGTCACCTCGCTGCGCTCCACGCTCGGCCCCGCGGGCAACATCCTGGAGCCTACAGCGGCCGCCTGCCGCAGCGTCACGCTGCCCTTCCCGGTGATCGACAACGACGAGCTCGCCAAGCTGATACACATCAACGCCGACGGCGACATGCCGGGGATGAAGGCCGCGACGCTCGCCGGCCTCTACCGGGTCGGCGGCGGTGGCGACGCCCTCGCCGCCCGGCTCAAGGACATCTGCGACGAGACCGACGCCGCCATCGAGGCGGGCGCCCGGCTGATCGTCCTGTCCGACCGGCACTCCGACGCCGAGCACGCCCCGATCCCCTCGCTGCTGCTCACATCGGCCGTCCACCACCACCTCATCCGCACCAAGCAGCGCACCCAGGTGGGCCTCCTCGTCGAGGCCGGTGACGTACGCGAGGTGCACCACATCGCCCTGCTCATCGGGTACGGCGCCGCCGCCGTCAACCCGTACCTCGCCATGGAGTCCGTCGAGGACCTGGTCCGCGCCGGCACCTTCATCGAGGGCCTGGAGCCCGAGCAGGCCATCCGCAACCTGATCTACGCCCTGGGCAAGGGCGTCCTGAAGGTCATGTCCAAGATGGGCATCTCGACCGTGGCCTCCTACCGGGGCGCGCAGGTCTTCGAGGCCGTCGGACTCGACCAGTCCTTCGTCGACACGTACTTCAACGGCACCGCGACCAAGATCGGCGGCGCCGGACTCGATGTCGTCGCCACCGAGGTCGCCGCCCGGCACGCCAAGGCGTACCCCGCGTCCGGCATCTCCGCATCGCACCGCAAGCTGGAGATCGGCGGCGAGTACCAGTGGCGCCGCGAGGGCGAGCCGCACCTCTTCGACCCGGACACGGTCTTCCGCCTCCAGCACGCGGCGCGCTCCGGCCGGTACGACATCTTCAAGAAGTACACGGACCGGGTGAACGAGCAGTCCGAGCGGCTGATGACGCTCCGCGGCCTGTTCGGCTTCGCCTCCGGCCGCGAGTCCATCCCGCTCGACGAGGTGGAGCCCGCGTCGGAGATCGTCAAGCGCTTCTCCACCGGCGCCATGTCGTACGGCTCCATCTCCAAGGAGGCGCACGAGACCCTCGCCATCGCCATGAACCAGCTGGGCGGCAAGTCCAACACCGGTGAGGGCGGCGAGGACGCCGACCGGTTGTACGACCCGGCGCGCCGCTCGTCCATCAAGCAGGTCGCATCCGGCCGCTTCGGTGTGACCAGCGAGTACCTGGTCAACGCCGACGACATCCAGATCAAGATGGCGCAGGGCGCGAAGCCCGGCGAGGGCGGCCAGCTGCCCGGCCACAAGGTCTACCCGTGGGTCGCGAAGACCCGGCACTCGACGCCGGGCGTCGGCCTCATCTCGCCGCCGCCGCACCACGACATCTACTCCATCGAGGACCTCGCCCAGCTGATCCACGACCTCAAGAACGCCAACCCGGCGGCCCGCATCCACGTGAAGCTGGTCTCCGAGGTCGGTGTCGGCACGGTCGCCGCGGGCGTCTCCAAGGCGCACGCGGACGTCGTCCTCATCTCCGGACACGACGGCGGCACCGGCGCCTCCCCGCTCACCTCGCTGAAGCACGCGGGCGGCCCCTGGGAACTCGGCCTCGCCGAAACCCAGCAGACGCTGCTGCTCAACGGTCTGCGGGACCGCATCGTCGTACAGACCGACGGCCAGCTGAAGACCGGCCGCGACGTCATCATCGCCGCGCTCCTCGGCGCCGAGGAGTTCGGTTTCGCGACCGCGCCGCTCGTCGTCTCCGGCTGCGTCATGATGCGCGTCTGCCACCTCGACACCTGCCCGGTCGGCATCGCCACCCAGAACCCGGTGCTGCGCGAGCGCTTCTCCGGCAAGGCCGAGTACATCGTGAACTTCTTCCGGTTCATCGCCGAAGAGGTCCGCGAACTCCTCGCCGAGCTGGGCTTCCGTACCCTCGAAGAGGCCGTCGGCCACGCCGAACTGCTCGACACCGAGCGGGCGGTCAACCACTGGAAGGCGCAGGGGCTCGACCTCAACCCGCTCTTCCACGTTCCGGAACTGCCCGACGGCGCGGTGCGCCACCGCACCGCCGAGCAGGACCACGGCCTGGAGAAGGCGCTCGACAACCAGCTGATCAAGCTGGCGGCCGACGCGCTGGCCGCCGACTCCGCCGAGGCCGCCCAGCCGGTCCGCGCGCAGGTCGCCATCCGGAACATCAACCGGACCGTCGGCACCATGCTCGGTCACGAGGTGACGAAGAAGTTCGGTGGCGCGGGCCTGCCCGACGACACCATCGACATCACCTTCACCGGCTCCGCGGGCCAGTCCTTCGGCGCCTTCGCCCCGCGCGGGGTCACCCTCCGGCTGGAGGGCGACGCCAACGACTACGTCGGCAAGGGCCTCTCCGGCGGCCGCATCGTCGTCCGCCCGGACCGCGGCGCCGAGCACCTCGCCGAGTACTCCACCATCGCGGGCAACACCATCGCCTACGGCGCGACCGGCGGCGAGCTGTTCCTGCGCGGCCGCACCGGCGAGCGGTTCTGCGTCCGCAACTCCGGCGCGACGGTCGTCTCGGAAGGCGTGGGCGACCACGGCTGCGAGTACATGACCGGCGGGCACGCCGTGGTCATCGGCGAGACCGGCCGGAACTTCGCCGCCGGTATGTCGGGCGGTGTCGCGTACGTCATCGACCTCGACCCCGACAACGTCAACGCCGGAAACATCGGCGCGGTCGAGTCCGTCGACGACACCGACAAGCAGTGGCTGCACGACGTCGTGCGCCGCCACCAGGAGGAGACCGGCTCCACCGTGGCCGAGAAGCTGCTGGCCGACTGGGACACATCGGCGGCCCGCTTCAGCAAGATCATCCCGACCACCTACAAGGCAGTGCTCGCCGCCAAGGACGCCGCTGAGCTGGCAGGTCTCTCCGAGAACGAGACCACCGAGAAGATGATGGAGGCGGCGACCAATGGCTGA
- a CDS encoding VIT1/CCC1 transporter family protein, which produces MSIMENEAALHEAHRDNHTHRDVNGGWLRPAVFGAMDGLVSNLALMTGVAGGDVSHRTIVITGLVGLAAGAFSMAAGEYTSVASQRELVQAELEVERRELRKHPLDEMKELAALYVSRGVEPRLAAEVAEQLSRDPEQALEIHAREELGIDPDDLPSPLVAALSSFGAFALGALLPLLPYLLGATALWPALLLALIGLFGCGAVVARVTARSWWYSGLRQLALGGAAAGITYVLGALFGTAVG; this is translated from the coding sequence ATGTCCATCATGGAGAACGAGGCGGCGCTGCATGAGGCGCACCGCGACAACCACACCCACCGGGACGTCAACGGCGGCTGGCTGCGCCCCGCCGTCTTCGGTGCGATGGACGGGCTGGTCTCCAACCTCGCGCTGATGACCGGGGTCGCGGGCGGTGACGTCTCGCACCGCACCATCGTGATCACCGGCCTGGTGGGCCTCGCGGCCGGAGCCTTCTCGATGGCCGCGGGCGAGTACACCTCGGTCGCCTCGCAGCGCGAGCTCGTCCAGGCCGAACTCGAAGTGGAGCGGCGGGAGTTGCGCAAGCACCCGCTGGACGAGATGAAGGAGCTCGCGGCGCTCTACGTGTCGCGCGGGGTGGAGCCCCGGCTCGCGGCCGAGGTCGCCGAGCAGCTCTCCAGGGACCCCGAGCAGGCGCTGGAGATCCACGCCAGGGAAGAGCTGGGCATCGACCCGGACGACCTGCCGTCCCCGCTGGTCGCCGCACTGTCGTCCTTCGGCGCCTTCGCGCTGGGCGCGCTGCTCCCGCTGCTCCCGTATCTGCTCGGCGCCACCGCGCTGTGGCCGGCCCTGCTGCTGGCCCTGATCGGTCTCTTCGGCTGTGGTGCAGTGGTGGCGCGGGTCACCGCGCGCTCCTGGTGGTACAGCGGGCTGCGGCAGCTGGCGCTGGGAGGGGCTGCGGCCGGGATCACCTACGTACTGGGCGCGCTGTTCGGCACCGCCGTGGGCTGA
- a CDS encoding LacI family DNA-binding transcriptional regulator, translating to MPQNGTPTIVSIAQRAGVSIASVSRVLNGVGARPDTVSRVERAVAELGYVPNAVARSLKGGRTRQLTFAMEDIGNPVYVAMVRGIQSVTRAAGYRLLLHSTDAVVEDELAAIRSLGDRTSDGLILCPIRITGAYAKALSSAAAPVVIIGSLPENVPVDSVRADSVRGVGLAVRHLHGTGRRRIAFINGPLDTVPGRNRATGYRKALDGLGLRYDESLVVNTDFATESGAAAAEQLLAASPDALFCANDQLAVGAVRTLHSRGLRIPDDVAVAGMDDSALAQAAWPPLTSVDLGSVERGRRAAGLLLARLGQGAAPEAPQHSTAVPRLVVRASTAPATDLENPRSV from the coding sequence ATGCCGCAGAACGGGACACCGACCATCGTGTCGATCGCCCAGCGCGCGGGGGTGTCCATCGCGTCCGTCTCCCGGGTGCTCAACGGCGTCGGCGCACGCCCCGACACCGTCTCGCGGGTCGAGCGCGCGGTCGCGGAGCTCGGTTACGTACCGAACGCCGTGGCCCGCTCACTCAAGGGCGGCAGGACCCGGCAGCTGACCTTCGCGATGGAGGACATCGGCAACCCGGTGTACGTGGCGATGGTCCGCGGGATCCAGTCCGTCACCCGGGCCGCCGGATACCGGCTGCTGCTGCACTCCACCGACGCGGTCGTGGAGGACGAGCTCGCCGCGATCCGCAGTCTGGGCGACCGCACGAGCGACGGGCTGATCCTCTGCCCCATCCGCATCACCGGCGCCTACGCGAAGGCGCTCAGCTCGGCGGCCGCCCCAGTCGTGATCATCGGCTCGCTGCCGGAGAACGTGCCGGTCGACAGCGTCCGCGCCGACTCCGTACGCGGCGTCGGGCTCGCCGTACGCCATCTGCACGGGACGGGGCGGCGCAGGATCGCCTTCATCAACGGCCCGCTCGACACGGTGCCGGGACGCAACCGCGCCACCGGCTACCGCAAGGCCCTCGACGGCCTGGGCCTGCGCTACGACGAATCGCTCGTGGTGAACACCGACTTCGCCACCGAGTCCGGCGCAGCGGCGGCCGAGCAGTTGCTGGCCGCCTCCCCCGACGCACTCTTCTGCGCCAACGACCAGCTGGCCGTCGGCGCGGTCCGCACCCTGCACTCCCGCGGGCTGCGCATCCCCGACGACGTCGCCGTGGCGGGAATGGACGACAGCGCCCTGGCCCAGGCCGCCTGGCCGCCGCTGACCAGCGTCGACCTGGGCTCCGTCGAGCGCGGCAGGCGGGCGGCCGGACTGCTGCTCGCCCGGCTCGGCCAGGGCGCGGCCCCCGAAGCCCCGCAGCACAGCACCGCCGTACCCCGCCTCGTCGTACGCGCCTCCACCGCGCCGGCGACCGACCTGGAGAACCCGAGGTCCGTATGA